The Nocardioides houyundeii genome includes the window CCGCGCTACCTGGCCTGGCCGGGAGCGCTGGAGCGGATCCGCGCGGTCAATCCGGCCATGCTGATGATCGCCATCTTCCGGGACCCCCTGGACCGGCTGTTCTCGCATTGGATGATGCTGCGCGACCGCCATGGCGCCGGTGCTCCCGACTGGACCGAGTTCACCGCATGGCGCCCCGCGGGGATGCCCGACTCGATCCCCGCGGACCTTCGGGGACGGGCTGACCGCAAGCGGTTCCAGCTGGCCTCGGGAGTGATCCGGGGCTACTACGGCAGCCAGGTGCGCGCCGGGCTGTCCTTGTTCCCGCGCGACCAGTGGCTCTTCCACGACTTCGCGTCCCTCCTGGCCGACCACCGCGGGCATCTCGACCTCACCACCGACTTCCTGGGCCTCTCTCGCTACCAGGAGTACCCCCCGCTGCGCCGCCTGATGGCAGCACCGGACGGAGTCACCGGCACCACCCCGACCGGAGACCAGCTGCACGAGCTGGCCCGGCTCTACCAGCCCGAGGTGGAGGAGCTCGCCAAGCTCACCGGTCTGCCGGTCCAGGGCTGGAACACCACTCGGTTGCTGTCCGGCGAGCTTGATCCCGAACACCTGGCCGAGACCTACGCGACGAAGGCGGGACGTGACCGATGACGCTCAGAGTGGGCCTGACCGGCGGTGTGGCATCAGGCAAGAGCACCGTGGCCGCGATGCTGGCCGAGCTGGGCGCCGTCGTCGTTGACGCCGACCTGCTCGCGCGAGAGGCCGTGGCGGCCGGCACCGAGGGGCTGGCCGAGGTGGTGGCCCAGTTCGGCCCCGAGGTGCTGCTGCCCAGCGGCGAGCTCGACCGCCCGGCGCTGGCCTCGGTGGTCTTCGCGTCCGAGCCCCGACGCCGGGCGCTGGAGGCGATCATCCATCCCCGCGTGCGGGACCTGGCCGCCGAGGTCGAGGCTGGCGCCCCGCCGGACGCCGTCGTGGTCCACGACATCCCACTGCTCGTGGAGACCGGACAGGCTCAGGGGTTCGACGCGGTCGTCGTGGTCGACGTACCCGTCGAGACCCAGCTTCGGCGCATGGTGGAGCTGCGCGGGATGGCGGCCGAGGAGGCTCAGGCCCGGATCGCCGCCCAGGCGACGCGCGAGCAACGTCGCGCCGCGGCGACGTACCTGATCGAGAACACCGGCGACCTGGAACACCTGCGTGCCAGGGTGCTGGACGTGTTCACGTCGCTGCAGCAGGGGCGGGCGAGGTGAGGACTCCTCGGTGGAGACGCGCCACCCTCGTCGTGGCCTCCACGTTGCTCTGTGCCGGTTGTGGGCTGATGGACGCGGGCTCCTCGCCGAGCTCCCCGGACGGTGCGGACCGTCGCGGGACGGAGTCGGCCGTTCCCGACTCCTCGGCCGAGACAGCGCCCCTGACCTGGGGTCCCACGCCCCAAGAGGTGGAGCAGGCATCGCGGATCATCGCGGACTGGACTCCGGAGCAGCTCGCGGGGCAGGTCATCGTGGGCCGCTACCACTCCACCGACCCGGAGGTGCCGGCCCAGATGGTGCGCGAGCTGCACCTGGCGGGCGTCTCGGTGACCAACGGCAACGTGCTGGACGCTGAGCAGGTCCGGGCCACGACGAGTGCCGTGTCGGCCGCCGTGGCCGAGGACGGTCGCGACTTCCCAGCCGTGATCGGGGTCGACGAGGAGGGCGGCTCGGTGGCCCACCTACGGGGGATCGCCAGCACCTTTCCGGCCTTCCGCAGTGCTGGGGACGCCGTCGACCGGGACCGGGCCGAGGGCGGGCGCGAGGGTCGGCGCGTCGTGCGCGAGGCCGCGCGGGCGTCGGGACTGGAGCTGCGCAGTCTCGGGTTCACCTGGGTGTTCGCTCCCGTGGGTGACGTGACCATCGGCTCCGCCGACCCCACGATCGGCAGCCGGTCCCCGTCCTCGGACCCGCGCACGGCCGCCACC containing:
- a CDS encoding sulfotransferase domain-containing protein; its protein translation is MPAQTPSPPLGWQAYTFCIAGVQKSGTSTLSALLDAHVNIAKAPRKEIHYFDDDARDWSNPDHSDYRVPRRRRVHTHLGDATPRYLAWPGALERIRAVNPAMLMIAIFRDPLDRLFSHWMMLRDRHGAGAPDWTEFTAWRPAGMPDSIPADLRGRADRKRFQLASGVIRGYYGSQVRAGLSLFPRDQWLFHDFASLLADHRGHLDLTTDFLGLSRYQEYPPLRRLMAAPDGVTGTTPTGDQLHELARLYQPEVEELAKLTGLPVQGWNTTRLLSGELDPEHLAETYATKAGRDR
- the coaE gene encoding dephospho-CoA kinase; this encodes MTLRVGLTGGVASGKSTVAAMLAELGAVVVDADLLAREAVAAGTEGLAEVVAQFGPEVLLPSGELDRPALASVVFASEPRRRALEAIIHPRVRDLAAEVEAGAPPDAVVVHDIPLLVETGQAQGFDAVVVVDVPVETQLRRMVELRGMAAEEAQARIAAQATREQRRAAATYLIENTGDLEHLRARVLDVFTSLQQGRAR
- a CDS encoding glycoside hydrolase family 3 N-terminal domain-containing protein, with translation MRTPRWRRATLVVASTLLCAGCGLMDAGSSPSSPDGADRRGTESAVPDSSAETAPLTWGPTPQEVEQASRIIADWTPEQLAGQVIVGRYHSTDPEVPAQMVRELHLAGVSVTNGNVLDAEQVRATTSAVSAAVAEDGRDFPAVIGVDEEGGSVAHLRGIASTFPAFRSAGDAVDRDRAEGGREGRRVVREAARASGLELRSLGFTWVFAPVGDVTIGSADPTIGSRSPSSDPRTAATATAAAVRGYVAAGIVSTPKHFPGHGGATADSHEVLPTLSTGLEELRQRDLLPFKTSIRAGAPAIMMSHLDVQALEPGLPATLAPRVYDFLRQEMGFEGVAITDSLGMGAVADLPLPAVRAVQAGADLLLMPADTVNTHRTVTAAIRSGEITPERIQEAAGRVVALQLWQQRMSQELSVPEDAAERAEAAASELEAAAW